A single region of the Acinetobacter sp. WCHA45 genome encodes:
- a CDS encoding enoyl-CoA hydratase/isomerase family protein — protein MASMTLDKQQSTYVLNLTNGNQENALNKAVLEEYFAIFDEIESDKKNACLIIRSEHPKTFCNGLDLAWLMQQSLEGKKAFTLQLENMLLRLALLNLPVIAEIGGNAYAGGAILASACDFRFMRSDRGRFCFPEVHLGIPFTDIIAEIVQLLPNQHAIWEMSLTGKTRTGTECLQSQLVHQIEPIESLSHEVFKFAEDMAEKHRQTYAVIKRQLRHRIVEIAKQRQLYDPEKFAHPFMI, from the coding sequence ATGGCAAGCATGACACTCGATAAACAGCAATCGACCTATGTGCTGAATTTGACCAATGGCAATCAGGAAAATGCTTTAAATAAAGCGGTATTAGAAGAATATTTTGCTATTTTTGATGAAATTGAAAGTGATAAAAAGAATGCCTGTTTAATTATTCGAAGTGAGCATCCTAAAACCTTTTGTAACGGCTTAGACCTTGCTTGGTTAATGCAACAATCATTGGAAGGTAAAAAAGCCTTTACCCTGCAACTTGAAAATATGTTGCTCCGTTTAGCATTACTCAACTTACCTGTAATTGCTGAAATCGGTGGTAATGCTTATGCAGGCGGTGCAATTCTCGCGTCTGCTTGTGACTTCCGATTTATGCGATCAGATCGAGGACGTTTTTGCTTTCCAGAAGTCCATCTGGGCATTCCTTTTACAGATATCATTGCTGAAATTGTGCAACTACTTCCTAATCAACATGCAATTTGGGAAATGTCTTTGACAGGCAAAACCAGGACAGGCACTGAATGTCTACAATCCCAACTCGTTCATCAAATTGAACCAATCGAATCATTAAGTCATGAGGTGTTTAAATTTGCAGAAGATATGGCAGAAAAACACCGCCAAACCTATGCCGTGATCAAACGTCAGCTCCGCCATCGAATTGTAGAGATTGCCAAGCAACGCCAACTCTATGATCCTGAAAAATTTGCTCACCCTTTTATGATCTAA
- a CDS encoding PLP-dependent aminotransferase family protein, with protein sequence MYKSEQLAHNLKLLIENGSWQPHTKLPSLREQVQQSGFSLITVMNAYQELEAQGLIYSKEKSGYFVAEQNHIQIPQAYSVVSLNPKIEINSLVFKYLKSIQSPNVSPLGSAFPDSQLLYPPKLIQIMGQLSRNRHSYDQTSNLPPGNLALRKLIAQRYCMQGIPTDADDIVITSGGLEALNLSLQAITQPGDYILLQQTIFYGAWQAAERLGLKVITIPEHPQHGFDIEAFEQVIKNYPIKVCWFMLNAHNPIGFTVSDDIKYKIAKLLHEHQIHLIEDDVYEEMFYGSQKPLPMKYFDQQNLVLHCSSFSKTLGSSFRMGWVYAGKFSEHIQHLQLMSTISANALIQNALVEFLSHHHYEKHLRTLRRALEKNKKQFFQYLKQHLPKDCKVYNYPNGYFLWIQLPDKVSSMQIYEQLIQHHIGVAPSPLFNVLPSHQHFIRMNCSFEWTEQIQHSLELFITTIQRQIPN encoded by the coding sequence ATGTATAAATCAGAACAATTAGCACATAACTTGAAACTGCTTATTGAAAATGGTTCTTGGCAGCCACACACCAAGTTACCCTCTTTACGTGAGCAAGTACAACAATCAGGTTTCAGTCTGATTACCGTAATGAATGCTTACCAAGAACTGGAAGCACAAGGACTGATTTATTCAAAAGAAAAGTCAGGTTATTTTGTGGCTGAGCAAAATCATATTCAGATTCCACAAGCCTATTCAGTGGTGTCTTTAAATCCGAAAATTGAAATTAACTCACTCGTTTTTAAATATCTCAAATCAATTCAATCTCCCAACGTCAGCCCATTAGGTTCTGCCTTTCCAGACAGTCAGTTGCTGTATCCCCCAAAACTGATTCAAATCATGGGGCAACTTTCTCGCAATCGACATAGTTATGACCAAACTTCAAATTTACCTCCCGGTAATTTGGCACTCAGAAAGCTGATTGCGCAACGCTATTGTATGCAAGGCATTCCAACCGATGCAGATGACATTGTCATTACATCAGGTGGACTAGAAGCATTAAATCTTTCACTACAAGCCATTACGCAACCTGGTGATTATATTTTATTGCAGCAAACAATTTTTTATGGTGCTTGGCAAGCTGCTGAACGTTTGGGTTTAAAAGTCATCACCATCCCAGAACATCCACAGCATGGCTTTGATATTGAAGCTTTTGAACAAGTCATCAAAAATTATCCAATCAAAGTCTGTTGGTTTATGCTGAATGCACATAACCCAATTGGTTTTACTGTCAGCGATGACATCAAATATAAAATCGCTAAATTGTTGCATGAACATCAAATTCATTTAATCGAAGATGATGTTTATGAAGAAATGTTTTATGGCAGCCAAAAACCATTGCCAATGAAGTATTTTGACCAACAAAATCTGGTATTACACTGCTCTTCTTTTTCTAAAACCTTAGGTTCAAGTTTCCGTATGGGCTGGGTCTATGCAGGTAAATTCTCTGAACATATTCAACATTTACAATTGATGAGTACTATTTCTGCCAATGCGCTGATTCAAAATGCGCTGGTGGAGTTCCTCTCTCATCATCATTATGAAAAGCATTTAAGAACTCTGCGACGTGCCTTAGAAAAGAATAAAAAGCAATTCTTTCAATATCTCAAACAACATCTACCGAAAGACTGTAAGGTGTATAACTATCCAAATGGTTATTTTTTGTGGATTCAACTCCCTGACAAAGTCAGTAGTATGCAAATCTATGAGCAACTGATTCAGCATCATATTGGTGTTGCGCCAAGTCCCTTATTTAATGTGTTGCCCTCACATCAACATTTTATTCGTATGAATTGTTCTTTTGAATGGACAGAACAAATTCAGCATTCGCTAGAGTTATTCATTACAACGATTCAACGTCAAATACCCAATTAA
- a CDS encoding cbb3-type cytochrome oxidase assembly protein, whose amino-acid sequence MSQQQSKFPYLAVGISILLGCLFLVFFFLAVSNQPDYMPSQQKQNAAHVQSSAQSKQ is encoded by the coding sequence ATGTCTCAACAGCAATCAAAATTCCCATACCTTGCGGTTGGAATCAGTATTTTATTGGGTTGTTTATTTTTAGTCTTTTTCTTTCTGGCTGTGAGCAACCAACCTGATTATATGCCATCGCAACAGAAGCAAAATGCTGCTCATGTACAATCATCAGCTCAATCGAAGCAATAG
- a CDS encoding AraC family transcriptional regulator: protein MRDPFGLFQETISVSYAHVLLEIVYEYGIDAHIALYGTGLIPTEMQQADAKMSAHQWSKLVVNALRLTGNPRLGIEYGFRLRPTSHGALGFAFLSCADVETALSLCQQYFCTRIQNFTPQWHIDETFIYVYLDDVHPVKLGDAEQSNQLRHFLIESLLFGAIHFLTLFSDKIAESCEVFVDWADAQNYEKIDLSQINIHFNQPCNGFRFSKKYLHCKNLNADQVAFQQAILYCENDKLKLVKESTRDLQKSIRSELLYHSSHGYPSLPLIAQRLNMSERTIKRHLQAQGTTFLQILAEVRFNQAKKLLQQQQYSIQDIACLVGYEETTNFIRAFKKMFGETPSQYRKNNLSKLN from the coding sequence ATGCGTGATCCTTTTGGATTGTTTCAAGAAACCATCTCTGTTTCTTATGCCCATGTATTATTAGAAATCGTTTATGAATACGGCATTGATGCACACATCGCTTTGTATGGAACGGGATTGATTCCGACTGAAATGCAACAAGCCGATGCCAAGATGAGTGCGCATCAATGGTCAAAATTGGTGGTGAATGCGTTACGATTGACGGGGAATCCGCGTCTTGGGATTGAATATGGGTTTAGGTTACGTCCAACTTCGCATGGGGCTTTAGGGTTTGCATTTCTCAGTTGTGCGGATGTTGAAACGGCGTTAAGTCTTTGTCAGCAGTATTTTTGTACTCGAATTCAAAATTTTACCCCTCAATGGCATATAGATGAAACGTTTATCTATGTTTATCTAGATGATGTTCATCCAGTGAAATTAGGTGATGCAGAACAATCTAATCAGTTAAGACATTTCCTGATCGAGAGCTTATTGTTTGGAGCAATTCATTTTCTCACTTTATTTTCTGACAAAATTGCAGAAAGTTGTGAGGTTTTTGTGGATTGGGCAGATGCTCAGAATTATGAAAAAATTGATTTATCCCAGATAAATATTCATTTTAATCAACCATGTAATGGTTTTCGATTTTCTAAAAAATATTTACATTGTAAGAATTTGAATGCAGATCAAGTTGCATTCCAACAGGCTATTTTGTATTGTGAAAATGACAAGCTTAAACTCGTAAAAGAAAGTACTCGGGACTTACAAAAAAGTATTCGTTCTGAGTTGTTATATCATTCTAGTCATGGTTATCCCTCACTTCCATTGATTGCACAGCGCTTAAATATGTCAGAACGAACGATTAAGCGGCATTTGCAAGCACAGGGCACCACATTTTTGCAAATCTTGGCTGAGGTTCGGTTTAATCAAGCCAAGAAATTACTACAACAGCAGCAATATAGTATTCAGGATATTGCTTGCTTGGTAGGGTATGAAGAAACCACCAATTTTATTCGTGCCTTTAAAAAGATGTTTGGGGAAACACCGAGTCAGTATCGCAAGAATAATCTATCCAAACTGAATTAA
- a CDS encoding DUF11 domain-containing protein — MNIINTLENIRNSKITLGILLVTLLGVHQSSSAAVPTRQIISNMAIGEYTEEGSTVVQVSRSNLVQTTILPVYSVNLTANNTKNVVAGQTVYFNHTLTNTGNEVDQYTFAVTNNTGDSYDYSNLSVFLDKDNDGVPDGAAITSYSLSAGESVGLIVAANVPSGATVSQNGSLTLTVNSLNTASGTKTNVDTATVTNQSALVVRKKFSQTSVANGDVVTVRLDYQNLGSTATGSVTLTDTLNSSLVYQLNAGENWNGTAVNPSTGSNDPAGINYSVTSNTVTAVISSIPANATGYIEFKVKVNKTTAGPINNTVNFGYDHDNNTTTANISDLSNIAVLNVASIYDVKINGSATDVNNSATVVASAAAQGGELSFNNYVWNNGNNTDVFNVTMTGSTFPTGSQIEFYRADGVTPLLDSNGDGIPDTGLLSAGVNLPIVVKVRLPSSYAVTTDTTFEVSPQAQSLGDISKTSLIKDQGNLLATTVARLVDLTNSPENNGSGNGNVDNAGNPWKIVIAATSTNPVAGGQAIFPLKVSHTGIGTEYLLSANSTSNFTSLTLPNGVNRVRFYVSGNGSDCSVMGSETGKTIYLNNGESQLICAVVEVDQLNSSLTTPIYFRALSTSFVSVNNSSNPSQDIIMDAITIQSVNSVAKVEFTPNSRGQVSPLGTVIYSHLLINNTDVDYTGNYSFLSNNDQVEFNSTLFYDVNGNGVFDAGDLVMRSLADLPGGKLAAHTQVKLLLQVKNLVANNIAQANTTTINLTNNANGQVLASITDVTTVNQRQLKLSKLQARDFDCNGTADESYTTNSLNIGKQANGQGQCVLYKVILTNTSATAMSTAFTFRDMTPAYTVLSQSPICTSCSGMTAPTVGNAGAVSGTLNSVAANQSYEFNFGVRYVGQ, encoded by the coding sequence ATGAATATAATCAATACATTAGAAAATATCCGCAACAGCAAGATCACTTTAGGGATTTTGTTGGTTACTTTGTTGGGAGTGCATCAGTCTAGCTCTGCTGCTGTTCCTACACGCCAAATCATTAGTAATATGGCGATCGGTGAGTACACTGAAGAAGGTTCAACCGTTGTTCAAGTCAGCCGTTCGAATTTAGTTCAAACAACGATTCTTCCAGTTTATTCTGTTAATTTGACGGCAAATAATACTAAAAATGTCGTAGCGGGTCAGACTGTATATTTTAACCATACTTTGACTAACACGGGTAATGAAGTCGACCAGTATACCTTTGCAGTGACAAATAATACTGGGGATAGCTATGACTACAGTAATCTATCTGTATTTTTAGATAAAGATAATGATGGCGTGCCTGATGGCGCAGCGATTACTTCTTATTCTTTAAGTGCGGGCGAGTCAGTTGGTCTTATTGTGGCGGCAAATGTACCGAGTGGTGCAACGGTTAGTCAAAATGGATCATTAACATTAACTGTAAATTCTTTAAATACTGCATCTGGAACAAAGACCAATGTCGATACAGCAACTGTTACGAATCAGTCTGCTTTAGTTGTTCGTAAAAAGTTTTCTCAAACAAGCGTGGCAAATGGAGACGTTGTTACCGTTCGTTTAGATTATCAAAATTTAGGTAGTACAGCGACAGGCTCTGTAACTTTAACAGATACACTCAATTCAAGTTTGGTTTATCAACTAAATGCTGGTGAGAATTGGAACGGTACAGCTGTAAATCCAAGTACTGGGAGTAACGATCCAGCAGGAATCAATTACAGTGTGACATCAAATACTGTAACTGCAGTCATTAGCTCAATACCAGCAAATGCAACTGGCTATATTGAATTTAAAGTTAAAGTAAATAAAACAACTGCTGGACCAATTAATAATACCGTTAATTTTGGGTATGATCATGATAATAATACAACAACAGCAAATATATCTGATCTCAGTAACATAGCTGTACTTAATGTTGCTTCAATTTATGATGTCAAAATTAATGGTAGTGCAACTGATGTAAACAATAGTGCTACGGTTGTTGCTTCTGCTGCGGCTCAAGGTGGGGAGCTTAGCTTTAATAACTATGTTTGGAATAATGGTAATAATACTGATGTATTTAATGTAACAATGACAGGTAGTACATTTCCGACAGGTAGCCAAATTGAATTTTATCGTGCAGATGGCGTAACCCCATTATTAGATAGCAATGGAGATGGTATTCCTGATACAGGTTTATTATCCGCAGGCGTAAATTTACCAATCGTTGTTAAAGTACGTTTACCTAGTAGTTATGCTGTAACGACTGATACGACATTCGAAGTTTCACCTCAAGCTCAGTCTTTAGGTGATATTAGCAAAACAAGTTTGATTAAAGATCAGGGTAATTTACTTGCCACAACGGTAGCACGTTTAGTTGATTTGACGAATAGTCCTGAAAACAATGGTTCGGGTAATGGGAATGTTGATAACGCTGGTAATCCGTGGAAAATCGTGATTGCCGCAACAAGTACCAATCCTGTTGCCGGTGGGCAAGCAATATTTCCATTAAAAGTGAGCCATACTGGTATTGGAACTGAATATTTACTTAGTGCGAACTCGACGAGTAATTTTACAAGCTTAACTTTGCCTAATGGTGTGAACCGTGTTCGTTTTTATGTTTCTGGAAATGGTTCAGACTGTAGTGTCATGGGTAGCGAAACAGGTAAAACCATCTATCTGAATAATGGTGAAAGTCAGTTAATCTGTGCTGTTGTTGAAGTGGATCAATTGAACAGTAGTCTAACTACACCGATCTATTTCCGCGCTCTTTCTACAAGTTTTGTAAGTGTTAATAATAGTAGTAATCCGAGCCAAGATATTATTATGGATGCGATTACTATTCAAAGTGTCAATTCTGTAGCTAAAGTAGAATTCACGCCAAATTCTCGTGGACAAGTCTCGCCATTAGGCACCGTCATTTATAGTCATCTTTTAATCAATAATACTGATGTTGATTATACAGGGAACTACAGTTTCCTTTCGAATAACGATCAGGTTGAGTTTAACAGCACTCTTTTCTATGACGTAAATGGAAATGGTGTTTTTGATGCTGGGGATTTGGTGATGAGAAGTTTAGCTGACTTGCCGGGTGGAAAATTAGCAGCACATACACAAGTCAAATTATTGCTTCAGGTTAAAAATCTTGTAGCAAATAATATTGCCCAAGCGAATACCACCACGATTAATTTAACGAATAATGCCAATGGTCAAGTTTTGGCATCAATTACTGATGTAACTACAGTGAATCAGAGACAATTGAAGTTGAGTAAGTTGCAAGCACGTGATTTTGATTGTAATGGCACAGCTGATGAGTCCTATACAACAAATAGTCTCAATATCGGTAAACAAGCAAATGGTCAAGGTCAATGTGTTTTGTATAAGGTGATTTTAACTAATACAAGTGCTACTGCTATGAGTACTGCATTTACCTTTAGAGACATGACGCCTGCCTATACAGTTTTATCTCAATCGCCTATCTGCACATCATGTAGTGGTATGACGGCTCCCACAGTTGGTAATGCTGGTGCGGTTTCAGGAACATTAAATAGTGTGGCTGCAAATCAAAGTTATGAATTTAATTTTGGGGTGCGCTATGTTGGACAGTAA
- a CDS encoding DUF11 domain-containing protein, giving the protein MISRFKKSAVSKTSFIALFGLFIGFHSSIAFAQPKAGSSITNIASGDFYDEQGNLQVINSNAVILTVQPIYSLTLQSNQQNIGTIGSKVNFPHVLTNTGNIVDDYKLSLTQLTNDQFDLENIAVYIDRDQNGEPDDNNNLLNSTTSFRLEGGEFASLVVVGSIPTNLTANNVANFTLTATSQHDNAIAMTVSDTAKVVDDAVIQVTKSQNISTGKTGTEITYTLAYTNTGTAAAKLVLRDILATDVTYKSGSGSWGNGSGSLTDADDVETGANAPIKYKVSNGQVDVELASVAALSKGTVSFKVTVNANAAEKVANTADYQQYNASNAILKNTLTNTVIFNVQQTLGVVLNNSPSNANDDGEPNGGLNNLNSQNNTFGGVAKEIQFDNYVWNTGQATDTYNLSFVKSNVPSCAVVRLYHADGRTLLTDTNGDGVIDTGGLANGTSKRIKLGVYFPSNCTSTSTMDFDITATSVTDTSVKNSTRDRLVNTVAVGESDLYNSNNSGVGVGNVTGSGGQALLVKNAVKGATAVFPLVIRNNSTTSNNYNLYASSTTIDINSINTTLPTDWVVKFYNGDATCQTLQGEITSTGNMAAGTTKQYCAVVTVPANTTLTSLPIWFAMKSPMNAQGDSIKDQVDVAVRKLTLANDQQGRINVGGTVVYLHTLKNMGTFVEGDTSGKVSLSVVPQNINDGFIYTLYYDANNNGVLDTTDPIATDLSITGGLNPQSSVQLILKVQAPLTAVNGISSAANIVVSATNTIQGLTLTTIQNTDLTTVDPTQLRLTKEQSKDEACALMNVATATYASNPLTIKPNQCVTYRLTIKNDGSTPAANVVINDVVPAYSILRNALPPSVSKGSVAVSGDQISGNIGALAPQEQAALYFSIQVTP; this is encoded by the coding sequence ATGATAAGCCGATTCAAAAAAAGTGCTGTCTCAAAAACTTCATTTATCGCTTTATTTGGCTTGTTTATTGGATTTCATAGTTCTATTGCATTTGCTCAACCAAAAGCAGGAAGTAGTATCACCAATATTGCAAGTGGTGACTTCTATGATGAACAAGGTAATTTGCAAGTTATTAATTCAAATGCAGTTATTTTAACTGTTCAACCAATTTACTCTTTAACTTTACAAAGTAATCAACAAAATATCGGGACTATTGGAAGCAAAGTTAACTTCCCGCATGTTTTAACCAATACTGGTAACATTGTAGACGACTATAAATTAAGCCTTACTCAGTTAACGAATGATCAATTTGATCTGGAAAATATCGCAGTTTACATCGATCGGGATCAGAATGGCGAGCCTGATGATAATAATAATTTACTGAATTCAACCACAAGTTTTCGCTTAGAAGGTGGCGAATTTGCCTCATTAGTTGTCGTTGGAAGTATCCCAACCAACCTAACTGCAAATAACGTCGCTAATTTTACTTTAACAGCTACAAGCCAGCATGATAATGCGATCGCTATGACCGTAAGTGATACAGCAAAAGTTGTTGATGATGCTGTAATTCAAGTGACGAAATCACAGAATATCAGCACGGGTAAAACTGGCACGGAAATTACTTATACCTTAGCTTATACAAATACGGGTACTGCGGCAGCAAAACTCGTATTGAGAGATATATTAGCTACAGATGTAACATATAAATCGGGTAGCGGTAGTTGGGGGAATGGTTCAGGATCGTTAACTGATGCTGATGATGTTGAGACGGGTGCAAATGCGCCAATAAAATATAAAGTGAGTAATGGGCAAGTAGATGTAGAGCTTGCAAGTGTGGCAGCTTTAAGTAAAGGCACAGTAAGTTTTAAAGTCACTGTGAATGCGAATGCTGCCGAAAAAGTTGCCAATACCGCCGACTATCAACAATACAATGCATCAAATGCTATTCTGAAAAATACGCTAACCAATACTGTAATTTTTAACGTTCAGCAAACCTTAGGTGTTGTACTTAACAATAGCCCAAGTAACGCGAATGATGATGGCGAGCCAAACGGTGGCTTGAATAACTTAAACTCCCAAAATAATACGTTTGGGGGTGTAGCAAAAGAAATCCAGTTTGATAACTATGTTTGGAATACAGGACAGGCGACTGATACTTATAATTTAAGCTTCGTTAAAAGTAACGTACCAAGTTGTGCTGTAGTTCGTTTATATCATGCAGATGGTCGGACATTGCTGACAGATACTAATGGCGATGGTGTCATTGATACAGGTGGATTGGCTAACGGCACTTCAAAAAGAATTAAATTAGGGGTTTATTTCCCATCGAATTGTACTTCTACAAGTACAATGGATTTCGACATTACCGCAACTTCCGTAACAGATACTAGTGTAAAAAATAGTACGCGTGATCGATTAGTCAATACAGTTGCTGTGGGCGAAAGCGATTTGTATAACAGCAACAATTCAGGTGTGGGGGTTGGGAATGTTACTGGTTCGGGTGGGCAAGCCTTATTGGTGAAAAACGCTGTAAAAGGTGCAACAGCTGTTTTCCCACTTGTTATTCGAAATAACAGCACGACCTCAAATAATTATAATTTATATGCATCGAGTACAACGATCGACATTAATAGTATCAATACGACGTTACCAACTGATTGGGTAGTGAAGTTCTATAATGGTGATGCAACATGTCAAACCTTACAAGGTGAAATTACCAGTACTGGCAACATGGCGGCTGGAACAACTAAACAGTATTGCGCCGTTGTCACTGTTCCTGCGAATACGACTTTGACAAGTTTACCTATTTGGTTCGCTATGAAATCACCGATGAATGCTCAAGGTGACAGTATTAAAGATCAAGTTGATGTAGCTGTACGCAAGTTGACTTTAGCAAATGATCAACAAGGGCGGATTAATGTCGGCGGTACGGTTGTATATCTGCATACATTAAAAAATATGGGTACATTTGTTGAAGGTGATACAAGCGGAAAAGTAAGTCTTAGCGTAGTCCCTCAAAACATTAATGATGGTTTTATTTATACTTTGTATTACGATGCCAATAATAATGGTGTATTAGATACTACAGATCCGATCGCTACTGATTTGTCTATAACAGGTGGATTAAACCCTCAAAGTTCAGTTCAGCTAATTTTAAAAGTTCAAGCTCCATTAACTGCAGTAAATGGTATTTCTAGTGCAGCAAATATCGTCGTCTCTGCCACGAATACAATCCAAGGTTTAACACTTACAACAATTCAAAATACAGATTTAACAACAGTTGATCCTACGCAACTTCGTCTGACCAAAGAACAGTCTAAAGATGAAGCATGTGCACTTATGAATGTTGCCACTGCGACCTATGCAAGTAACCCATTGACGATTAAACCAAATCAATGCGTTACCTATCGTTTAACAATTAAAAATGATGGTTCAACACCAGCAGCGAATGTTGTGATTAATGATGTGGTACCTGCTTATAGTATTTTGCGAAATGCATTGCCGCCGTCAGTGAGTAAGGGTTCTGTAGCTGTGAGTGGAGATCAAATATCTGGAAATATTGGAGCACTTGCACCACAGGAGCAAGCAGCGTTGTATTTTTCTATTCAGGTTACACCTTAA
- a CDS encoding SDR family oxidoreductase, whose translation MNNMQGRTVFITGGSRGIGRAIALKAAQAGANVVIAAKTEVETTKLAGTIYSVAEEIEAVGGKALPLLLDVRDEQQIHAAMQQAAKAFGGIDVLINNAGAIALMGVESTSLKQYDLIQTINHRATFICGQAALPFLKQAENPHILSLSPPVNMSPKWLGMLAPYALSKYGMTILTLGMAEEFRHYGISCNTLWPETYIATAAVSKNLGEENTLQVSRKPQIMADAAFAIYSTARGELTGQSLTDEQALSRIGITDFTHYACVGGNTQLQKDFFLD comes from the coding sequence ATGAATAATATGCAAGGAAGAACTGTTTTTATTACGGGCGGCAGTCGAGGTATTGGCAGAGCGATTGCGTTAAAAGCAGCTCAGGCAGGTGCGAATGTCGTGATTGCAGCAAAAACCGAAGTCGAGACCACTAAATTAGCAGGTACGATTTATAGTGTGGCTGAAGAAATTGAAGCTGTAGGCGGCAAAGCATTGCCACTGTTACTAGATGTTAGAGATGAACAGCAGATTCATGCTGCTATGCAACAAGCCGCCAAAGCCTTTGGCGGAATTGATGTGCTGATTAATAACGCAGGTGCAATTGCATTAATGGGGGTGGAATCCACCTCATTAAAACAATATGACCTGATCCAAACCATTAACCATCGTGCCACTTTTATTTGTGGCCAAGCTGCATTGCCCTTTTTAAAGCAAGCTGAAAATCCACATATTTTAAGCTTATCACCGCCTGTAAATATGTCACCGAAATGGCTCGGGATGCTTGCACCTTATGCTTTATCTAAATACGGTATGACGATTCTGACTTTAGGCATGGCGGAAGAATTTCGTCACTATGGTATTTCATGTAATACGCTTTGGCCTGAAACTTATATCGCAACAGCAGCCGTTTCGAAGAATCTAGGCGAAGAAAATACCTTACAGGTCAGCCGTAAACCACAGATCATGGCAGATGCAGCTTTTGCGATTTATAGCACGGCTAGAGGTGAACTTACAGGACAAAGCCTGACCGATGAACAAGCTTTGTCTCGTATTGGCATCACTGATTTCACTCACTATGCCTGTGTCGGTGGCAATACGCAGCTCCAAAAAGATTTCTTTTTGGATTGA